One stretch of Thalassophryne amazonica chromosome 17, fThaAma1.1, whole genome shotgun sequence DNA includes these proteins:
- the LOC117529003 gene encoding histone H1-like: MAEEAPAAAAPAKAPKKKAAKAEKVGPSVSDLIIQTVTASKERKGVSLAALKNALAAGGYDVKKNNTRVKVAVKSLVTKGKLVQTKGSGASGSFKLCKDTKSKPAAKKSAPKAKKAAAKKPAAAKKPKKVAATKKPTAAKKSQKKVKKPVVAKKAAKSPKKTSKSPKKATKKPAAAKKAPAKKAVKPKTKKAAPKKK, translated from the coding sequence ATGGCAGAAGAAGCTCCAGCTGCCGCTGCTCCGGCTAAGGCTCCCAAGAAGAAGGCTGCCAAAGCCGAGAAGGTGGGCCCCAGCGTTAGCGACCTCATCATTCAAACTGTGACGGCGTCCAAGGAGCGGAAAGGTGTGTCTTTAGCTGCCCTCAAAAACGCTCTGGCTGCCGGCGGCTACGACGTCAAGAAAAACAATACTCGTGTCAAGGTGGCCGTCAAGAGTCTAGTGACGAAAGGCAAGCTTGTCCAGACCAAGGGCTCCGGGGCGTCAGGCTCATTCAAATTGTGCAAAGACACCAAGTCGAAACCGGCTGCCAAGAAAAGTGCTCCCAAAGCTAAGAAGGCCGCCGCCAAGAAACCAGCAGCAGCCAAGAAACCCAAGAAAGTTGCAGCAACAAAGAAGCCCACCGCCGCTAAGAAGTCCCAGAAGAAGGTGAAGAAGCCTGTAGTGGCAAAGAAAGCAGCCAAGAGTCCAAAGAAGACATCCAAGAGTCCGAAGAAGGCCACGAAAAAGCCCGCTGCAGCCAAGAAAGCTCCAGCAAAGAAGGCCGTCAAACCCAAAACTAAGAAGGCAGCGCCCAAGAAAAAGTGA